TGTCCCTGGGACCTCATAAGTGCGGTGGAAGTGGCGATAGTCAACCTCATACTGGGAGCCACGCTGGAAGAGGACTGGCTCAAAACGATGGCCCCAGAGCAGCTCACCAGGGAGGTAGGAGGAGCGACACTGTGTGGTCATGGCCGTGGCCTCAACCATGCCCTCAAGAATGACCACCAGCTCAAAGTCAGCCTGGGCCAGCTCGGCACGTCCTAGTTCATACAGAGGACTGGCAGAGTCGATCTCATGCACGATGGTGATGGGAGACACAAGGAAGATTCGATCAGTGCCACCATCAAAGCCCACGTCCACATCCTGGTGATCCAGTGGTATATACTCACCCTCTGGGGTGACACGAGGCTGTGGCAAGAAGGGAGGGGCCAAAGACAGATGGCAGGGAGCACGGAGAGGAATGGAGACAGAGGCAAGGAGAGAATGGAATGgaaatgtagagaaaggggagagcAGAAATAGGCAGGGGTTGTGGGGTGAGAACAtggacccagagagagaggggaatggaggcccagagaagggtgAGGACAGAGCCagagatcaagagagagagacagagactcaaaGGGTTCAGGGATAGAAAcacaagagagacaaagagagggcaCAGAGGGGCACAATGATATCGGCATCGAGTCACAGAAATCAGCAAGGCAGAGACGAAGTTAAAGAGACAACAGAAGAGTAAAGTCCAAGCAACaagtggagagggaggaaaaagaaaaatggttttcaaCATATGGCCATTGAGGGATAAATCAAGATGACAACCCGTTCAATACTCTCTATTCCACCCCAGCCTTGGGCTAACCCCTGGGTTATCTATCCCCCCGACCCAACTACAAGCCCCTCTGCCCcattgtgcatgtgtatgtgtgggggcaATTGGCACTTCCCCCCCACATCCCCTCATTGGCTCCATACCCAACCTCCCCAGCCCTGTCAGCGCCCTGCAGACTTCTGGGAGTATCTGAGGGTATCTCTCGTAGTCCTGAATCCTAGTCTTGCAGCAAGAAGGAGCCCTCAGATGCTGCTGGGAGTTGTTGTAGTTCCCACCACCATTCTCCCCACCTTCTCTTCAAAGTCCAACCTCACCCCAGGGTTCTTAACTTGGCAAGGACAACTAACTACTTGGGCAAGGACAACTAACTACTGCCCTAGGATTTGGGCAGTTTAACTATAATTTTAGAGAAACACTAAAGTACTTTCTTCAGGGCACCAGAGGGAGCTCCTACCCCAGGGGCCAATGGGGGTCGTAGttgttttatttgtctgttttggtGATACGCTACAATTTAAGGGTGTTTTCCAGCCCTGGAAGCCTCTGAGCAGGGGACTGATGGGGCCAACTGGGCCACTGAGATGGGGAATGAAGTCTCCCACAAAGGCTGCAAGACTCCTTACCCAGAGGCCACGGAGAATTGTGTTCCATGCCTCTGCAGGTGTGACTTGTACCCCCATCCTTGGCCCTACATCTCCCACAATCCCATAGGGGACTAGCCTCAAGTCACAGGCCATTCTTGGTACTACCATGTTGGCTGGTAATTATAAACCAGAGCCATGGTTTACACCACCCACAAAAATACATCATCTGCTCAGACCATCCCTTCTGGACACCTTCCCCGCCCACAGAGCCTTCTGGAAATTGTAGTTCAGAGCCTTTACAGGCCAGGTGTGGCCTTCTCGGGTCTAGCTATCTCTCAACCCCACTGGGGGCCCATCCTCAAGCCACAGGAAGTTCTTTACGTCTCAACCCCCGTTTCAAGCCTAGCTCTCCAGTCAGCACCGGTCACAGACCTCCCTTTTGGGTCTCCAGCTCCTCTAACTGATCCGGGAAGGAGCCTCAGGCCACATAGAGGGCGGAAGGGCTCCCCGGCGCGAGACCGCTGGGAATTGTAGTCCACGCGCCCCCCAGGCCCACCGCGCACCCTACCCTCGGGCCTACATCTCCCACAATGCCCCCCGCGACGAGCCCCTCCCTTCCGCCCCTGGGCCCGCACCTGCAGCAGCTGGGCCCGCACGTGGGCCTCGACCAGGTGGCTGCGGCGGAGGTTGCCGACGCGCCACATGAGGCAGAGGCGGCGGTCGCGCAGCGCCACGACGGCGTTCTCGCTGAACACAAGCGTCTCGTTGCGCTTCTTGGGTTTGGCCATCTTGGCCATGACGGCGCCCACGACGAAGGCGTCGAGCACGCAGCCAGCGATGCACTGCAGCACCACGGCGGCCACGGCGGCCGGGCACTCCTCGGTGACGCTGCGCACGCCGTAGCCGATGGACGTCTGCGTCTCGAGCGCGAAGAGGAAGGCGGCCAGGAAGCTGGCCACGTGGGAAAAGcagggcgcgggcggcggcggggcggccagGTCGCCGTGCAGCGAGGCGATGAGCCAGAAGGCCAGGCCGAAGAGCAGCCAGGAGGCgaggaaggagcaggagaagagCAGGCACATCCAGCGCCAGCGCACGTCCACGCACGTGGTGAACAGGTCGCTCAGGTAGCGCGCGCCCTGGCCGCCCAGGTTCACGAAGCGCACGTTGCAGTGCCCGTCCTTCTTGACGAAGCGCCCGCGGCGCCGCCCGGCCTGCGACGGCGCCCACCCGTTGCGGCAcagccccggcccggcctccTCCTCGTCGCCGGCGCGGCCCTCCCCTGGCTCCAGGGCGCCGCTAAGGCGGCGCAGGGCCCTGGCCAGGCCCATTGGGCGGGGGCACCCCCTCCACTTGGCCTAGTGGGGGGCGGGCGCCCCAAACCTGTGGAGACGAGAAACGGGCGGCAATGTCAGGGATGCCGGAGACGGTGGGCTCCTCGGCCGGGCATGCACGCTGGGCCACGGTGGCCTCACCTGGCAAGTGGCATATTACCCACCCTAAAAGTCGGAAGAGTACAGCATCGAGGATGGCGATATCATAGGAGATGCTGGTGTAGCAACAACAGCGACAGAGTCATAGCCATGACCTTATGGCAAGGGCCACGGTAGTTAGAGCAGATGTCTCTACAACGGCAGACCCTCCTGTGAGCCCTTTACATGAATGTGAACATATTTGAACCTAACACCAATGTAGAGGTTATTATCtccatcttatagatgagaaaacagaggcacaaaATTTCTAACTTGCTCAAGGTCGGTGCTGAGTAAACTAAGATTTGGGCGTCAACAAGCCAGAATCGGCAAAGTGGTAACCCTTTGTCAGCACGGAATCCCAATGGAGAGATGAATTGGGGCTCTAGGCCATCCATGGCTCAAAGCAGGCTCACAAAGCACAAGCAATGCAAGGAAAAATGGTGGATGTActgaaattcattaaaattaaaaacttttgaggGATGCCCcccactggctcagtcagtggagcgtgggactcttgatctcggggttttgagtctccccacattgggtgtagtgactgcttaaaaataaagtctttaaaacccaccaatggaagaaaatagatgCAAATCATATATGTAAGAAGTTTATAATATCTAAAGACCTCAATAaggtaataataaaaagacaccacaatttaaaaataggcaaaggaggggctcctgggtggctcagccggttaagcatccaactctgtacaactcttggttttggcttaggttgtggtctcaagggtcttgagatcaaggactacatcaggctctgcactcagcgtggagtctgcttaaccctctctccccctctacctctcccctctgtgctgtttaaaataaatcttaaaaaaaaaaaaaacaggcaaagaatctgaagagacatttctctaagaaaaatatacaataagagaaacacataaaaagatgttcaacatcattagccatcagggaaatgcaaatcaaaactacgagACATTATTTTCCACCCACTTGggaagataacaagtgttggcaaggctgtggagaaGTTGGCCCCCCCTTGAATGCTTCTGGTGGCATATAAAGTGGTGCAGCTGTTTTGCAAAACcatctggcagtttcttaaatgGTTAAACAtaattaccctatgacccagcaattccaagTCTAGGTATCTACTCAGGACAAAACAAATGTCCAaacacttgtacacaaatgttcctAATAGTATTGGTTGAGAttgccaaaagatggaaacaacccaaatagccatcaactgataaacaaataaatgtggtatatccacatgATGAAGTACTACTTAGTACTAAAAAAATGAAGCACTAACATGTTACAACCTGGACAAACCCTGAAAACATCATGGTAAGTGAAGCCGGATGCAGAAGACcacatattggggcacctgggtggctcagttgattaaccatctgactcttggttttggctgaggtttgatctcagggtcgtgagatggagccccgagtcaggctctgtgctgagcagtttctgcttaagactttcttttcccctgctcctccatctccctcaaataaatattaaaaaaaaaaaagaccacatattgcCTACTTTCATTTATATTGAAATCTGTACATTGAGAAAGGAGACTAGTGGTACCCAGGGCTGGGGAGATGCAGGATGTGGGAAGTGATAGCCAGAGGACATGGGTTTTCCTGCTGGGGTGAtgcaaatattctaaaattgactgtggtgatggtggcacaactccacaaaaatactaaaaaacacattgaattatacactttaatgTGTCAGCTGTATTTTATCTGAattatgtaggttttttttttcaaattttaagtaatctctacacccaacgtggggttcgAATGCATGAGCTCGAGATAGAGTGCCATGCTCcacgactgagccagccaggtgccccttttctaaCATATTTCAatgaagctgtttaaaaaaaggCCCAAGCTCAGCCCTGACCCTCAGATCTTCGGCAAATCTAACCAGTTTCTTCAAATGTAAAAGGGGGGATTTGAGGTTAGGAAGTGTCTTCCAGTTATCTAGATCAAGAACTCAGTCCTGTCTTAG
This portion of the Vulpes lagopus strain Blue_001 chromosome 2, ASM1834538v1, whole genome shotgun sequence genome encodes:
- the KCNJ14 gene encoding ATP-sensitive inward rectifier potassium channel 14; the encoded protein is MGLARALRRLSGALEPGEGRAGDEEEAGPGLCRNGWAPSQAGRRRGRFVKKDGHCNVRFVNLGGQGARYLSDLFTTCVDVRWRWMCLLFSCSFLASWLLFGLAFWLIASLHGDLAAPPPPAPCFSHVASFLAAFLFALETQTSIGYGVRSVTEECPAAVAAVVLQCIAGCVLDAFVVGAVMAKMAKPKKRNETLVFSENAVVALRDRRLCLMWRVGNLRRSHLVEAHVRAQLLQPRVTPEGEYIPLDHQDVDVGFDGGTDRIFLVSPITIVHEIDSASPLYELGRAELAQADFELVVILEGMVEATAMTTQCRSSYLPGELLWGHRFEPVLFQRGSQYEVDYRHFHRTYEVPGTPVCSAKELDEQAERASHSPKSSFPGSLAAFCYENELALSCCQEEDEEEEAKEGEGVEAEDGIASPQVLTPTLALTLPP